In a genomic window of Quercus lobata isolate SW786 chromosome 4, ValleyOak3.0 Primary Assembly, whole genome shotgun sequence:
- the LOC115984024 gene encoding uncharacterized protein LOC115984024, which yields MKPESKRVPKTHTYSHRFNSSNSKLEKTASCFDFSKLLEALNVAQEEVTIGAVVDNSINASSSSNAINNVANQEGTTTTTSTSTTYDLSKLSEALHVIQEEKKKQLLHLIQEEKQKKLLLVTQKEQLLHAFLMRMMRCKAYTQVLLTCPYSKIKPGTLNPQMKKERCLRILYILRKSRREARIIS from the coding sequence ATGAAGCCGGAATCAAAGAGAGTTCCCAAAACTCACACTTACTCCCATCGCTTTAATTCCAGCAATTCTAAGCTGGAAAAAACAGCTTCCTGTTTTGACTTCAGCAAGCTATTGGAGGCTCTAAATGTTGCACAGGAAGAGGTTACTATAGGAGCTGTTGTAGACAATAGTATTAatgcttcttcttcatctaaTGCCATTAATAATGTTGCCAACCAAGAAGGGACTACCACTACTACTTCTACTTCTACTACTTATGACTTGAGTAAGCTCTCAGAGGCACTGCATGTCATTcaagaggaaaagaagaaacagCTTTTGCATCTCATTCAAGAGGAAAAGCAGAAAAAGCTTTTGCTTGTCACTCAAAAGGAACAGCTTTTACATGCATTCTTGATGAGAATGATGAGATGCAAGGCTTATACTCAAGTGCTTTTAACGTGTCCGTATTCTAAGATCAAACCGGGTACCCTCAATCCGcaaatgaagaaagaaagatgtTTAAGGATTTTATATATCCTTAGGAAGAGCCGAAGAGAGGCAAGAATCATCAGTTAA